The Acipenser ruthenus chromosome 25, fAciRut3.2 maternal haplotype, whole genome shotgun sequence genome has a window encoding:
- the LOC117411742 gene encoding ghrelin-like has product MMLRIAPCGFLFICILALGTEHVDAGSSFLSPAGSKQLGKPVKKPAEPKMTRRDSESMVEILEGQFHDIGDNKIQFSAPFEIGISMSESQYQEYGHLLQKLTEDILADNTEDQ; this is encoded by the exons ATGATGCTTAGAATTGCTCCGTGTGGATTCCTCTTCATCTGCATCCTGGCGCTTGGGACAGAACATGTAGATGCTGGATCAAGCTTCCTGAGTCCTGCTGGTAGCAAACAG CTGGGGAAGCCTGTGAAAAAGCCGGCTGAACCCAAGATGACACGTCGAGATTCAGAAAGCATGGTGGAGATTTTGGAAGGGCAATTTCATGACATTGGAGACAACAAAATACAG TTCAGTGCGCCTTTTGAAATCGGGATCTCAATGTCAGAATCTCAGTATCAGGAGTATGGGCACCTGTTGCAAAAACTCACAGAGGACATTCTAGCTGATAATACTGAAG atCAGTAA
- the LOC117398573 gene encoding putative deoxyribonuclease TATDN2 isoform X1, translating to MDNSSISRKVKYRCPRSQFSSPIKYRRSSAGTPQPSCWSSGEEDCEDEARCTPLNVSSGSAHLESMHNICLETPKCKTAASSIHNQQSAQGGEDSRSSLKSCSGLQKTLFRSQTPTKKKTSKNTSSKSSTAGRCSEQNNTLTSGNKLKTRKPEDGLKVIYLKAISAAFGKDMQKKIQPGETTSTAADAEQDKKSLEELEDSGSSDELDCCSLTKDDEQTKDESDAGMEKCPSPLVFIDVGEDKEACLTGNLTRSVVLKGQESSDGADWSDVDDPVTVVTFSQDEDCVTSSLKKGKYDDSPPALEYMGNPVPSCMSPWTSQPENWRGRHQTPTASSSMMNRSPGYQSSSSNDYYWLSEKHRASTPLPLYNSRDSGSFYQRASQSYSFDYSGCSQEGTRRDLDSSVASSNSIFDISTFKGNSSTSLNSTPACDFTNSSTRPRQQGFIDTHCHLDMLYAKLTFKGTFAAFRNLYHSTFPVEFEGCIADFCNPRHIIRERLWEDLLREEKVWGAFGCHPHFARYYTEAHERAILDAMRHPKAIAFGEMGLDYSHKCTTEVLKQKQVFERQLRLAVSMRKPLVIHCRNADEDLFEIMKKLVPRDYKIHRHCFTDSYDVIKPFLEEFPNLSVGFTALVTYPRAVQTKEAVKRIPLDRIVVETDAPYFLPRQVSKRLCAYSHPGLALCTVKEIASLKAMKLSTVLSALRQNTTGLYGV from the exons ATGGACAACAGCAGTATAAGCAGAAAAGTCAAGTATCGCTGCCCAAGGTCACAATTCTCTTCACCTATCAAGTATCGGAGGAGCAGTGCTGGCACTCCCCAGCCGTCGTGCTGGTCTTCGGGGGAGGAGGACTGTGAAGATGAGGCTCGCTGTACACCTCTGAACGTCTCCTCTGGCTCTGCTCACCTGGAGAGTATGCACAATATTTGCCTGGAGACACCAAAGTGTAAAACAGCTGCAAGCTCAATACATAATCAGCAAAGTGCTCAAGGTGGTGAAGACAGTCGGTCTTCACTGAAGAGTTGCTCTGGGCTTCAGAAGACGTTGTTTCGATCACAGACTCCCACCAAG aaaaaaacatctaaaaacaCATCCAGTAAATCCTCCACCGCAGGTCGCTGTTCAGAACAGAATAATACATTGACATCAGGTAACAAACTGAAAACCAGAAAGCCAGAAGATGGATTGAAAGTCATATACCTTAAAGCCATCTCTGCAGCGTTTGGAAAAGACATGCAGAAAAAAATCCAGCCTGGTGAAACCACAAGCACTGCTGCTGATGCAGAACAAGACAAAAAGTCCTTGGAGGAACTGGAGGATTCAGGAAGCAGTGATGAACTCGATTGCTGTTCACTTACGAAGGATGATGAACAAACTAAAGATGAAAGTGATGCTGGGATGGAAAAATGTCCATCTCCTCTGGTGTTCATTGATGTAGGAGAAGACAAAGAGGCTTGTCTTACTGGAAACCTCACAAGG AGTGTTGTATTGAAAGGCCAGGAATCATCGGATGGAGCTGATTGGTCGGATGTCGATGACCCGGTCACTGTAGTGACATTTTCACAAGACGAGGATTGTGTTACGAGCAGCCTGAAGAAAGGAAAGTACGATGATTCACCTCCAGCGCTTGAATATATGGGGAACCCTGTGCCTTCCTGTATGAGCCCCTGGACCAGTCAACCAGAGAACTGGCGTGGTAGACACCAAACGCCCACTGCATCATCCAGTATGATGAACAGGAGCCCTGGCTATCAAAGCAGCTCCAGCAATGATTACTACTGGCTCTCTGAGAAACACAGAGCTAGTACCCCTTTGCCACTGTATAACTCCAGGGATTCTGGCTCTTTTTATCAAAGGGCCTCCCAGTCGTATTCTTTTGACTATTCTGGCTGCTCGCAAGAAGGCACCAGGAGGGATTTAGACTCCAGCGTGGCTTCTTCTAATTCAATCTTTGATATTTCAACCTTTAAGGGCAATAGTTCCACCTCATTGAATTCTACACCGGCATGCGATTTCACCAACTCATCCACAAGACCTCGGCAGCAAGGCTTTATTGACACGCACTGCCATCTGGATATGCTGTATGCCAAGCTGACTTTTAAAGGGACCTTTGCTGCATTCCGGAACCTCTACCACAGCACTTTCCCTGTGGAATTCGAAGGATGCATTGCTGATTTTTGTAATCCCCGTCACATCATTAGAGAGCGTCTCTGGGAAGATTTGCTGAGGGAAGAGAAAGTTTGGGGGGCTTTTGGCTGTCACCCACACTTTGCTCGTTACTATACAGAAGCACACGAGAGAGCCATACTTGATGCTATGAGACACCCCAAAGCGATTGCGTTTGGTGAAATGGGACTGGACTATTCACACAAGTGCACCACAGAAGTCTTAAAGCAAAAACAG GTGTTTGAGAGGCAGCTCCGCTTGGCGGTATCTATGAGGAAGCCCCTTGTTATACACTGCAGGAATGCTGACGAAGACTTGTTTGAGATTATGAAGAAGCTTGTGCCCAGGGACTACAAGATACACAG GCACTGCTTCACAGACAGCTATGATGTGATCAAGCCTTTTCTCGAGGAGTTTCCTAATCTTTCAGTGGGGTTCACTGCACTGGTCACCTACCCTCGCGCTGTCCAAACCAAAGAGGCGGTGAAAAGGATACCACTGGACAGAATAGTTGTAGAAACGGATGCACCTTACTTCCTCCCTAGACAA GTTTCTAAAAGATTGTGCGCGTATTCCCACCCAGGACTTGCACTGTGTACAGTCAAAGAGATCGCCAGTTTGAAAGCTATGAAGCTGTCAACTGTGTTATCGGCACTGAGACAAAACACTACCGGTTTGTATGGGGTGTAG
- the LOC117398573 gene encoding putative deoxyribonuclease TATDN2 isoform X2, with protein sequence MDNSSISRKVKYRCPRSQFSSPIKYRRSSAGTPQPSCWSSGEEDCEDEARCTPLNVSSGSAHLESMHNICLETPKCKTAASSIHNQQSAQGGEDSRSSLKSCSGLQKTLFRSQTPTKSVVLKGQESSDGADWSDVDDPVTVVTFSQDEDCVTSSLKKGKYDDSPPALEYMGNPVPSCMSPWTSQPENWRGRHQTPTASSSMMNRSPGYQSSSSNDYYWLSEKHRASTPLPLYNSRDSGSFYQRASQSYSFDYSGCSQEGTRRDLDSSVASSNSIFDISTFKGNSSTSLNSTPACDFTNSSTRPRQQGFIDTHCHLDMLYAKLTFKGTFAAFRNLYHSTFPVEFEGCIADFCNPRHIIRERLWEDLLREEKVWGAFGCHPHFARYYTEAHERAILDAMRHPKAIAFGEMGLDYSHKCTTEVLKQKQVFERQLRLAVSMRKPLVIHCRNADEDLFEIMKKLVPRDYKIHRHCFTDSYDVIKPFLEEFPNLSVGFTALVTYPRAVQTKEAVKRIPLDRIVVETDAPYFLPRQVSKRLCAYSHPGLALCTVKEIASLKAMKLSTVLSALRQNTTGLYGV encoded by the exons ATGGACAACAGCAGTATAAGCAGAAAAGTCAAGTATCGCTGCCCAAGGTCACAATTCTCTTCACCTATCAAGTATCGGAGGAGCAGTGCTGGCACTCCCCAGCCGTCGTGCTGGTCTTCGGGGGAGGAGGACTGTGAAGATGAGGCTCGCTGTACACCTCTGAACGTCTCCTCTGGCTCTGCTCACCTGGAGAGTATGCACAATATTTGCCTGGAGACACCAAAGTGTAAAACAGCTGCAAGCTCAATACATAATCAGCAAAGTGCTCAAGGTGGTGAAGACAGTCGGTCTTCACTGAAGAGTTGCTCTGGGCTTCAGAAGACGTTGTTTCGATCACAGACTCCCACCAAG AGTGTTGTATTGAAAGGCCAGGAATCATCGGATGGAGCTGATTGGTCGGATGTCGATGACCCGGTCACTGTAGTGACATTTTCACAAGACGAGGATTGTGTTACGAGCAGCCTGAAGAAAGGAAAGTACGATGATTCACCTCCAGCGCTTGAATATATGGGGAACCCTGTGCCTTCCTGTATGAGCCCCTGGACCAGTCAACCAGAGAACTGGCGTGGTAGACACCAAACGCCCACTGCATCATCCAGTATGATGAACAGGAGCCCTGGCTATCAAAGCAGCTCCAGCAATGATTACTACTGGCTCTCTGAGAAACACAGAGCTAGTACCCCTTTGCCACTGTATAACTCCAGGGATTCTGGCTCTTTTTATCAAAGGGCCTCCCAGTCGTATTCTTTTGACTATTCTGGCTGCTCGCAAGAAGGCACCAGGAGGGATTTAGACTCCAGCGTGGCTTCTTCTAATTCAATCTTTGATATTTCAACCTTTAAGGGCAATAGTTCCACCTCATTGAATTCTACACCGGCATGCGATTTCACCAACTCATCCACAAGACCTCGGCAGCAAGGCTTTATTGACACGCACTGCCATCTGGATATGCTGTATGCCAAGCTGACTTTTAAAGGGACCTTTGCTGCATTCCGGAACCTCTACCACAGCACTTTCCCTGTGGAATTCGAAGGATGCATTGCTGATTTTTGTAATCCCCGTCACATCATTAGAGAGCGTCTCTGGGAAGATTTGCTGAGGGAAGAGAAAGTTTGGGGGGCTTTTGGCTGTCACCCACACTTTGCTCGTTACTATACAGAAGCACACGAGAGAGCCATACTTGATGCTATGAGACACCCCAAAGCGATTGCGTTTGGTGAAATGGGACTGGACTATTCACACAAGTGCACCACAGAAGTCTTAAAGCAAAAACAG GTGTTTGAGAGGCAGCTCCGCTTGGCGGTATCTATGAGGAAGCCCCTTGTTATACACTGCAGGAATGCTGACGAAGACTTGTTTGAGATTATGAAGAAGCTTGTGCCCAGGGACTACAAGATACACAG GCACTGCTTCACAGACAGCTATGATGTGATCAAGCCTTTTCTCGAGGAGTTTCCTAATCTTTCAGTGGGGTTCACTGCACTGGTCACCTACCCTCGCGCTGTCCAAACCAAAGAGGCGGTGAAAAGGATACCACTGGACAGAATAGTTGTAGAAACGGATGCACCTTACTTCCTCCCTAGACAA GTTTCTAAAAGATTGTGCGCGTATTCCCACCCAGGACTTGCACTGTGTACAGTCAAAGAGATCGCCAGTTTGAAAGCTATGAAGCTGTCAACTGTGTTATCGGCACTGAGACAAAACACTACCGGTTTGTATGGGGTGTAG